The DNA sequence GACCTTCCTGACCGGACAGGTGGGCATCGGTTCGTTCGACGATACCGGCAACTTTGATGAAATCCTGCTGTTCGGCAACAAAGCGAAGTAGGCACTTATTCCAGGCAGCGACGGTTCATTAACGCGGACCGACGCTGCCTTTCCTTTTTTCGATCAGGTGTCCCGATGAGATTCCCGTCCTCCCTGCTGGCTCTGTTATTGCTCGTTCCGTTTCCGTCCTTCGTGACTGCGCAGACACTGAACCTGCCCGATCCCCTGCCGGGAACGGCGCCGCTGAAACTGAGCATACCCCTCGACGAGCACATGGTGGCGGGCATCGATGCCTACGCACTGCGGGCACTGGCGGAGTCGCCTCAGCTGCGTCCACAAAAATGGAACTACGATTTCGCCAGTCATGCGGCGTTCATCGAAAGCATCAAAGACAATCGTGCGCGGTTCAAGAAAATTATCGGTGCCGTTGATCCGCGTGTGAGTGGTCCCGGTTTTGAACTGCTGAGCACAACCGAAAAAGCATCAGTCATCGCCGAATGTCCTGAGTTCAAAGTACACGCCGTGCACTGGCGGGTTCTGGACGGGATGACCGCAGCCGGGCTGCTGCTGCAACCCACGGGAGACATTCAGGCCCGCGTGGTCGCACTCCCTGATGCGGACTGGACGCCGGAGATGTTTGTCGGACTGAAACCGGGTGTTCCGAAGTCGGCTCAGATTCCGCTGGCACTGGCGGCACGCGGCATTCAGGTCGTAATTCCGACTTTAATCAGTCGCGATGCCGAACATTCCGGTCACTCTGAGGTCTTTTTTACCAACCAGCCGCATCGTGAGTTTATTTACCGTATGGCGTTCGAAATGGGACGGCATGTGATCGGTTATGAAGTGCAGAAGGTGCTGGCAGCCGTCGATCAGTTTGAGCGGCTCGACAAACAGGAAGGCCGCATCTTACCTGTCGGTGTGGTTGGAGTGGGTGAAGGTGGTCTACTGGCGCTGTTCAGCGGGGCTGCTGACTATCGGATTCAATCAACGTGGGTGGCCGGCTATTTTCAGCAGCGGGAACAGGTCTGGCAGGAGCCCATTTATCGTAATGTCTGGAGCCAGCTGACCGAATTCGGCGATGCGGAAATCGCGGCGATGATTGCGCCACGGTCCTGCGTGATCGAGGCATGTGCGGTGCCGGTTGTGAAAGGACCTCCTGCTCCCCAAAAGGGGCAGCGGGCTTCTGCGGCTCCCGGTGTGATTGAGATTGGGAAACCAGAGTCTGTGAAAGCCGAATTTGAGCGGGCACTTCCCGTGTTCGAACAGCTGGGACTGCAACGTAACCTGTCGCTGGTCTTCTCAGTTGAGGGAACCGGATCGGCTGGCTCGGGGAAAGCGCTGGCTGATTTTCTGTTCGGCTTACGCATCCGGCAGAACAGGAAGATGATTCCCCCCGTCGTATTGAAGCCGACAACTGACGCTATTCAGGTCGACGCCGCAGCCCGGCAGGAGCAGCAGTTCAATGAAATGAATGAATTCACACAGGAGTTACTTAATCGCTCGGCCCGTTATCGGGACGCAGAGTGGCAGCCGGGTAAATATACGTCGGTCGCGCTGTGGGAAAAGGATGCTGACCGACTGCGAAACGAAGTCTATGACGAACTGATCGGTCGCCTGCCGTCACCTGAGCAGGCGGTTCCGCTGAATGTGAAAACCCGCAAGGTGCTGGAAGAGGACCAGTATGTGGGTTACGAAGTGATGCTGGATGTGCAGCCTGACATCGTGGCGGGCGGGATTCTGTTGATTCCCCGTGATCTCAAGCCGGGTGAACGACGGCCTGTGGTCGTCTGTCAGCACGGACTGGAAGGGACGCCTATGGACACCATCCAGGCGGAAGACCGGGCGTATGCCGCATACAAAAACTTCAGCGCGCAATTAGTGAAACGGGGGCTCATTGTCTATGCCCCGCAGAACCCGTATAAAGGCCGCGATCGGTTTCGAACACTACAGCGGAAATCGAACCCGCTGCAGCGGTCGCTTTACAGCTACATCATTCCCCAGCACGAACGAACGCTGGAGTGGCTCAGTGCGCTGCCGTTTGTGGATGAGCAGCGGATCGGATTTTACGGCCTGTCTTACGGGGGGAAGACCGCAGTGCGTGTGCCCCCCTTTGTGAAGCAGTACGTCTTCTCGATCTGTTCGGGAGACTTCAATGAATGGGTCCGCAAAAATGCCGACAGCGCGCATCGCTATAGTTACGTGTTTCATGGCGAGTATGAAATCTTCGAGTGGAACATGGGGCACGTGGCGAATTACGCGGAGCTCTCGTACCTGATGGCGCCGCGTCCGTTCATGGTGGAGCGGGGACACAATGACGGAGTCGCCCCCGATGAATGGGTGGCCGCCGAATACGCGAAGGTCAGACGGTTCTATACGCAGATGGGTATCGGCGATCGAACGGAAATTGAATACTTCGATGGCCCGCATACCATCAATGGTCAGGGTACATTTGATTTCATTTTCCGTCATCTGGACTGGAAACAGATGCCCTCAAAGTGATTTTGTCGCCTGATACGGGGGGATTCCACAGGAAAAAAATCGTTCGTTCACATGCGAAATTACAGAATTATGTGTATATTATA is a window from the Gimesia benthica genome containing:
- a CDS encoding alpha/beta hydrolase family protein encodes the protein MRFPSSLLALLLLVPFPSFVTAQTLNLPDPLPGTAPLKLSIPLDEHMVAGIDAYALRALAESPQLRPQKWNYDFASHAAFIESIKDNRARFKKIIGAVDPRVSGPGFELLSTTEKASVIAECPEFKVHAVHWRVLDGMTAAGLLLQPTGDIQARVVALPDADWTPEMFVGLKPGVPKSAQIPLALAARGIQVVIPTLISRDAEHSGHSEVFFTNQPHREFIYRMAFEMGRHVIGYEVQKVLAAVDQFERLDKQEGRILPVGVVGVGEGGLLALFSGAADYRIQSTWVAGYFQQREQVWQEPIYRNVWSQLTEFGDAEIAAMIAPRSCVIEACAVPVVKGPPAPQKGQRASAAPGVIEIGKPESVKAEFERALPVFEQLGLQRNLSLVFSVEGTGSAGSGKALADFLFGLRIRQNRKMIPPVVLKPTTDAIQVDAAARQEQQFNEMNEFTQELLNRSARYRDAEWQPGKYTSVALWEKDADRLRNEVYDELIGRLPSPEQAVPLNVKTRKVLEEDQYVGYEVMLDVQPDIVAGGILLIPRDLKPGERRPVVVCQHGLEGTPMDTIQAEDRAYAAYKNFSAQLVKRGLIVYAPQNPYKGRDRFRTLQRKSNPLQRSLYSYIIPQHERTLEWLSALPFVDEQRIGFYGLSYGGKTAVRVPPFVKQYVFSICSGDFNEWVRKNADSAHRYSYVFHGEYEIFEWNMGHVANYAELSYLMAPRPFMVERGHNDGVAPDEWVAAEYAKVRRFYTQMGIGDRTEIEYFDGPHTINGQGTFDFIFRHLDWKQMPSK